In Enterococcus mundtii, the genomic stretch ACTCCCTCATCATCATATCTTTCTGCTGAAAACCCCAAAATAATACCTAGATTTTTTAATGCTTCTTCGAATTGATTTGCACTAGATTTTGGAGTAATAAATGATTCTATCTCATCAATTTTAGCAAGAATTCCTCGCGGCTCTTTAAATTCTTTATACTTTCTAATTATCATTTTAGATTGGCTAGAAGGTATTTTTAGTGGAATGTATTCAACAGTTGAATTATTACTTCTAAATAAATTGGTATTATTAAAATATGCTTGATTTTGATATTCTTTAGACAAACTTTTATTTTTCAATATATATGCGATTCTAGCAGCAAGCTGTTGCAACCAGCCCTTTTCATTTTTGTCTATAGAATTGCTTTTTTCTAAAAATTCATTTATTTTCTCAATAGCTTTATCTAAACATCCCTTATTACATAGATTTACTATTTTTCTTTCTAACATAGCAAAAGATAAATCTTTGTCTAGAATTTGATCACTATCAATATACTCCACTAATTCTCTAGAATGATACCCAGTCCATCCACTATCTCTGTTCAAACTCTGATTTATAACTTCAGATAAATCAGAAATGCTTTTTACCTCTTTGCTTACATTCTTGCCTATTTCAATTTGGGCTTTAGTAGCACTTGTAAAATAAGAAAAATTACTTTCTAAGCTAATCCATGAAGTTAAATCTTTTCCTACAAGTATATCTATACAATAATCGGAAGATCCTCTTGCACCTCTACCTAGTCCTTGTTCAATCCTTTGAGTCATCATTCTTGTAATAGTATCCCCACCCATCAAAGCTGTTGCTCGAAAAATTTCATAACTTGAGGTACCCATTGGAATACCATCCATTATTAAAAGTCGACAAGCATCTCCTGGCAAATCAATTCCATCATACCTGTTTGAAAAAACAACTGGACCAAATTCATCCTTGTTCTGCATTTTCTCCACAATATCATTTACCTCTTCTGACCCTCTTAGAAACTTTACATCGGGTTCCCAACGACTAGCTTTTTCATCAGAAGGAGATATAATAACGGCGCCATGTTCTCTCTCAGCAACATTTTTTAGTAATTGCAATGAGTCTTTAAAAGAATCAAATGGAAAATCCATTAATCCTGGTATTAATATCATTCGTTCGCTTATTCCGGCCACAGACTTAGATGTTAAAGGATGATCTACTGCACTCTCAGTCACATTAAATGTTCTTATAATATCACCATCATCTGAGATAGTAGCAGACATATATATTTTTCGTTTTGCATTCATAAATGTGGGGAAAATATTAAGCATTGGTTGAATAGGTGTTATTGTAAATTTATTCTTACTAATGAAACAATGACACATAGTTAACTGATCTCTAATTAATGGCCAGGAAAATATATCTATATTTTTAACTTTTTCACTTACATATTGTATAGATTCTATAAATTCCCAATATGGTACTTCCAAAACCATCTCTTCTTTTCCATCAACAACTTCATCAAACGTTCCTTGTTTCCCAATATCAATAAAACTTTTCCTAAAATGTGAGCAAAGTTCGCCATATAAATCTTCATGGTCACTCCTACTTATTTCTAAAGTAAAATTGTCTCGTATAACTGATAATGCTGCATGGGCATCATCAAAAATAATCGCTGCAACATTTTGAATAGAAGGTTTTCCTTGAATCCCAAATTTACTTTTTCCGTTAAATAATGCCGAATAAGTTGCTATCATGATAGCTTTGCCATTTACAAATTCTTGTGATAAACTCTCTCCCCTTTTATATTTTACTGCAGATATTCCTAATTCAACTGCTTTATCATAAGTTTGATTGACTAGCTGATTAGTAGGTGCCAAATATAATACTGGTTCTTTTAATTCATTTATTGTTGACTGAGCAATCAACAACCCCACCATTGTTTTACCTCCACCAGTATGCAATTTTATAATATTATCAGCTTCGTCTCTTTTTTTATACCAAGAATTCAAAACTTCTGATTGACTAGAGTAAAGATCGTTTATCCCTTCAGGTTTAGGCATTCTTCTAAATATCTCAATTGGATCAATAATTTCTGGTACTTTTTCTATTTTCTTTAATTTACTAAAGTCTACCATCCACATACTCCTTTATTTTTTACCTTTTAGATTATTATATTGTTTATTCTAAATATTGTCATTTTAAAAATATATTACCGCACAACTCATATGTCCATTAAAATTAATTGCAGTATTAACTTCAAACGAAAG encodes the following:
- a CDS encoding DEAD/DEAH box helicase; the encoded protein is MVDFSKLKKIEKVPEIIDPIEIFRRMPKPEGINDLYSSQSEVLNSWYKKRDEADNIIKLHTGGGKTMVGLLIAQSTINELKEPVLYLAPTNQLVNQTYDKAVELGISAVKYKRGESLSQEFVNGKAIMIATYSALFNGKSKFGIQGKPSIQNVAAIIFDDAHAALSVIRDNFTLEISRSDHEDLYGELCSHFRKSFIDIGKQGTFDEVVDGKEEMVLEVPYWEFIESIQYVSEKVKNIDIFSWPLIRDQLTMCHCFISKNKFTITPIQPMLNIFPTFMNAKRKIYMSATISDDGDIIRTFNVTESAVDHPLTSKSVAGISERMILIPGLMDFPFDSFKDSLQLLKNVAEREHGAVIISPSDEKASRWEPDVKFLRGSEEVNDIVEKMQNKDEFGPVVFSNRYDGIDLPGDACRLLIMDGIPMGTSSYEIFRATALMGGDTITRMMTQRIEQGLGRGARGSSDYCIDILVGKDLTSWISLESNFSYFTSATKAQIEIGKNVSKEVKSISDLSEVINQSLNRDSGWTGYHSRELVEYIDSDQILDKDLSFAMLERKIVNLCNKGCLDKAIEKINEFLEKSNSIDKNEKGWLQQLAARIAYILKNKSLSKEYQNQAYFNNTNLFRSNNSTVEYIPLKIPSSQSKMIIRKYKEFKEPRGILAKIDEIESFITPKSSANQFEEALKNLGIILGFSAERYDDEGVGPDLLWLISEKKGLIIEAKSRKKENNAFRKEEHGQLLVAEKWFKDNYSDIEALPVSVHSDNKATHSSYAENVLVLTLPNILLIISEVRKFYNQLIESHVGEDVLEAKCQQLLSSSNLSSEKITGTYLTTFETMEDS